A single window of Cellulomonas sp. NTE-D12 DNA harbors:
- a CDS encoding extracellular solute-binding protein has translation MTVVATLAACSSGSSSSPQSSGAGGGTISLWTHNGGNDAELAADQKIVDDFNSSQSQYTVKLQSFPQASYNDAVVAAASAKKLPCIVDIDSPNVPNWAWAGYIKPLGLPDSEWSGQLASTVGKVNDKVYSFGHYDVALAFYTRKSILQSVGARVPTVAQPWTKSEFADVLAKLKATGKYPYALDLGTGGTGEWITYAYSPFLQSAGGDLIDRSTYKKADGVLNGAQAIDWAGWMQGLVKDGYMSAKSGADPTADFANGKSAILYSGSWADATVTKAFGDDALVIPPVDLGQGPKVGGGSWQWAITAQCDNTAGAQAYLKFSHQTKYVAALAKATGTIPATDAAAATMPEYAAGGASEIFRTFAQKYAVVRPVTPAYPFITSVYQKATQDILSGGDPKTILDKVVSDIDNDIKQNGDYAF, from the coding sequence GTGACGGTTGTCGCCACGCTTGCCGCCTGCTCGTCAGGCTCGTCGTCCTCGCCGCAGAGCAGCGGCGCGGGTGGCGGAACGATCAGCCTGTGGACCCACAACGGCGGCAACGACGCCGAGCTCGCCGCCGACCAGAAGATCGTCGACGACTTCAACTCGAGCCAGTCGCAGTACACGGTCAAGCTCCAGTCGTTCCCGCAGGCGTCGTACAACGACGCCGTCGTCGCGGCGGCCTCGGCGAAGAAGCTGCCGTGCATCGTGGACATCGACTCGCCCAACGTGCCCAACTGGGCGTGGGCGGGCTACATCAAGCCGCTGGGCCTTCCTGACAGCGAGTGGAGCGGCCAGCTCGCCAGCACGGTGGGCAAGGTGAACGACAAGGTCTACTCGTTCGGCCACTACGACGTGGCTCTGGCCTTCTACACCCGCAAGTCGATCCTGCAGTCGGTCGGGGCGCGGGTGCCCACGGTCGCCCAGCCGTGGACCAAGAGCGAGTTCGCGGACGTCCTGGCCAAGCTCAAGGCGACCGGGAAGTACCCCTACGCGCTCGACCTGGGCACCGGCGGTACGGGGGAGTGGATCACCTACGCCTACTCGCCCTTCCTGCAGTCCGCGGGGGGCGATCTGATCGACCGGAGCACGTACAAGAAGGCTGACGGCGTGCTCAACGGCGCCCAGGCGATCGACTGGGCCGGTTGGATGCAGGGCCTGGTCAAGGACGGCTACATGTCGGCCAAGTCCGGCGCGGACCCGACGGCGGACTTCGCGAACGGCAAGTCCGCGATCCTGTACTCGGGCAGCTGGGCCGACGCGACCGTGACGAAGGCGTTCGGCGACGACGCCTTGGTCATCCCGCCGGTGGACCTGGGCCAGGGGCCGAAGGTCGGCGGCGGGTCCTGGCAGTGGGCGATCACTGCCCAGTGCGACAACACCGCTGGCGCCCAGGCATACCTGAAGTTCAGCCACCAGACGAAGTACGTCGCGGCGTTGGCCAAGGCGACGGGCACCATCCCCGCCACGGACGCAGCGGCCGCCACGATGCCGGAGTACGCGGCCGGCGGCGCTTCGGAGATCTTCCGCACGTTCGCCCAGAAGTACGCGGTGGTCCGCCCGGTGACGCCCGCCTACCCGTTCATCACCTCGGTGTACCAGAAGGCCACGCAGGACATCCTCTCCGGCGGTGACCCCAAGACGATCCTCGACAAGGTCGTCTCGGACATCGACAACGACATCAAGCAGAACGGCGACTACGCCTTCTGA
- a CDS encoding LacI family DNA-binding transcriptional regulator, with amino-acid sequence MTRAPVLVHRFVTDLPNRFTGVATATGREAMMSERASIRDVAIRAGVSPTTVSHVLNNTPGTRTSEKTRARVHAAAAELGYSANAVARALRTRRSDSVGFVGDEIATTPFAGKLILGAQEVVRQHDGVLLVTNTSYDAELENREIRELLSRDIDGVLYAAMYHRVVTVPASLHGAPVVVLNARTTDDRSWVSPDEYAGGEDAAQVLIDAGHRRLAMIGNADPIPAASGRPAGFLARAAAAGIPAEDVTVVYVSPTAGHAAEAAMRLLDRPDRPTGLFCFNDLMAMGAYNSARRLGLRIPDDLSVVGFDDLAILSAAVDPALTTVALPHLEMGAWAAEQLYVEIAARATGQPSPVRHAELRGEVVHRASVGSPPR; translated from the coding sequence TTGACACGTGCGCCCGTGTTGGTACATCGTTTTGTCACCGACCTGCCAAACCGATTTACCGGGGTCGCAACCGCAACGGGGCGAGAGGCGATGATGAGCGAGCGGGCGAGCATCCGTGACGTGGCGATCCGTGCTGGCGTGTCGCCGACGACTGTCTCGCACGTGCTGAACAACACGCCGGGGACCCGTACGTCCGAGAAGACCCGCGCTCGTGTGCATGCGGCTGCTGCCGAACTGGGCTACTCGGCCAACGCCGTGGCGCGGGCGTTGCGCACGCGGCGCTCCGACTCCGTGGGGTTCGTCGGCGACGAGATCGCCACCACTCCCTTCGCCGGCAAGCTGATATTGGGTGCACAGGAGGTCGTGCGGCAGCACGACGGAGTGCTGCTCGTGACCAACACCAGCTACGACGCGGAGCTGGAGAACCGCGAGATCCGCGAGCTCCTCAGCCGCGACATCGACGGAGTGCTCTACGCCGCGATGTACCACCGGGTCGTCACCGTGCCGGCCTCGTTGCACGGAGCACCCGTCGTCGTCCTCAACGCCCGCACCACCGACGATCGGTCGTGGGTCTCCCCGGACGAGTACGCGGGTGGCGAGGACGCGGCCCAGGTTTTGATCGACGCTGGACACCGACGGCTGGCGATGATCGGCAATGCGGATCCCATCCCCGCCGCGTCTGGTCGCCCCGCCGGGTTCCTTGCCCGCGCAGCCGCGGCTGGCATCCCTGCCGAGGACGTCACCGTGGTGTACGTCTCACCCACGGCAGGGCATGCGGCCGAGGCCGCCATGCGGTTGCTCGACCGCCCGGACCGGCCGACGGGCCTGTTCTGCTTCAACGACCTGATGGCGATGGGGGCGTACAACAGCGCACGCAGGCTCGGCCTGCGCATCCCGGATGACCTGTCGGTCGTGGGCTTTGACGACCTGGCGATCCTCTCAGCGGCGGTAGACCCCGCGTTGACGACCGTCGCTCTGCCCCATCTCGAGATGGGTGCGTGGGCGGCTGAGCAGCTGTACGTGGAGATCGCGGCGCGCGCGACGGGTCAGCCGTCGCCGGTGCGCCATGCAGAGCTCCGAGGCGAGGTCGTGCACCGAGCCTCGGTCGGATCGCCGCCCCGGTAG
- the istA gene encoding IS21 family transposase, with product MIGVEDWAEVRRLRRVEGMALSAIARELGIARNTVKKALASDRPPKYERAAKGSLVDQVEPVIRGLLASCPTMPATVIAQRIGWAHSLTILKDRVRVLRPYYLPSDPATRTSYEAGARVQCDLWFPPVDVPLGAGQVGSPPVLVMVAGYSRMMFATMLPSRQAPDLIAGHWLLLSGMGVVPRELVWDNEAAVGSWRAGKPKLTEDFEAFRGVLGIGVHQCRPRDPEAKGLVERANGYLESSFLPGRTFTDPGDFNAQLSEWLPLANRRSHRALGCKPVERWAADRDAMLALPPVAPQLGWRARVRLPRDHYVRLGSNDYSVDPVAVGRFVDVVADLERVTVSLGAKTVASHERCWARWQTITDPAHRAAALAMASAAAHRPTIPDPADEVEQRDLGAYDAAFGLTDVA from the coding sequence GTGATCGGTGTGGAGGACTGGGCTGAGGTCCGTCGGCTGCGTCGGGTCGAGGGGATGGCGCTCTCGGCGATCGCGCGCGAGCTCGGCATCGCGAGGAACACGGTCAAGAAGGCGTTGGCCAGTGATCGGCCGCCGAAGTACGAGCGAGCTGCGAAGGGGTCGTTGGTCGACCAGGTCGAACCGGTCATCCGCGGGTTGTTGGCTTCGTGCCCGACGATGCCGGCCACGGTGATCGCGCAGCGGATCGGCTGGGCGCACTCGTTGACGATCTTGAAGGACCGAGTTCGGGTGCTGCGCCCGTACTATCTGCCGTCGGATCCGGCGACCCGGACCAGCTACGAGGCCGGGGCGCGGGTGCAGTGCGACTTGTGGTTCCCGCCGGTCGACGTGCCGCTGGGTGCCGGGCAGGTCGGGTCCCCGCCGGTGCTGGTGATGGTCGCGGGCTACTCGCGGATGATGTTCGCCACGATGCTGCCCTCCCGGCAGGCGCCGGACCTGATCGCCGGTCACTGGTTGCTGCTGTCGGGCATGGGTGTGGTCCCGCGCGAGCTGGTCTGGGACAACGAGGCCGCGGTCGGGTCCTGGCGCGCGGGCAAGCCGAAGCTCACCGAGGACTTCGAGGCGTTCCGCGGGGTCCTGGGCATCGGGGTGCACCAGTGCCGGCCGCGGGACCCGGAGGCCAAGGGGCTGGTCGAACGCGCGAACGGCTACCTGGAGTCGTCGTTCCTGCCGGGGCGCACGTTCACCGATCCGGGCGACTTCAACGCCCAGCTCAGCGAGTGGTTGCCTCTTGCGAACCGTCGCTCGCATCGGGCGTTGGGCTGCAAGCCCGTCGAGCGGTGGGCCGCGGACCGCGACGCGATGCTCGCCCTGCCGCCGGTCGCTCCGCAGCTGGGCTGGCGGGCGCGGGTCCGGTTGCCGCGCGATCACTACGTGCGCCTGGGCTCCAACGACTACTCGGTCGACCCGGTCGCGGTCGGCAGGTTCGTCGACGTGGTCGCCGACCTCGAGCGAGTCACCGTCAGCCTGGGAGCCAAGACCGTCGCGTCCCACGAGCGGTGCTGGGCGCGCTGGCAGACGATCACCGACCCCGCCCACCGGGCCGCAGCGCTGGCGATGGCGTCGGCTGCGGCGCACCGGCCGACGATCCCAGACCCGGCCGATGAGGTCGAGCAACGCGACCTGGGCGCCTATGACGCCGCGTTCGGTCTGACGGACGTGGCCTGA
- the istB gene encoding IS21-like element helper ATPase IstB has product MTTKTPTRDVTSELAFLTRALKAPTLRDAVDRLAERARAESWTHEEFLAACLQREVAAREAHGGEGRIRAARFPARKSLEDFDFDHARGLARDQIAHLGTLDFVTARENVVFLGPPGTGKTHLATGLAVRACQAGHRVQFATASEWVDRLATAHHDGRLQDELRRLGRYPLIVIDEVGYIPFEPEAANLFFQLVSARYERASLIVTSNKPFGRWGEVFGDDTVAAAMIDRLVHHADVIALKGDSYRLKNRDLGRPPAATTD; this is encoded by the coding sequence ATGACCACCAAGACCCCGACCAGGGACGTGACCAGCGAGCTCGCGTTCCTGACCCGAGCGCTGAAGGCCCCGACCCTGCGGGACGCAGTCGACCGGCTCGCCGAGCGGGCCCGCGCCGAGTCCTGGACCCACGAAGAGTTCCTGGCCGCCTGCCTGCAACGCGAGGTCGCCGCCCGCGAGGCCCACGGCGGGGAAGGACGCATCCGCGCCGCGAGGTTTCCGGCCCGCAAGTCCCTGGAGGACTTCGACTTCGACCACGCCCGCGGCCTGGCCCGCGACCAGATCGCCCACCTGGGCACCCTGGACTTCGTCACGGCCCGGGAGAACGTGGTGTTCCTCGGCCCGCCCGGCACCGGCAAGACCCACCTGGCCACCGGCCTGGCCGTCCGGGCCTGCCAGGCCGGCCACCGCGTCCAGTTCGCCACCGCCTCCGAATGGGTCGACCGGCTCGCCACCGCTCACCACGACGGGCGCCTGCAAGACGAGCTACGCCGGCTGGGTCGCTACCCCCTGATCGTGATCGACGAGGTCGGCTACATCCCCTTCGAGCCCGAGGCCGCGAACCTGTTCTTCCAACTCGTCTCAGCCCGCTACGAACGGGCCTCCCTGATCGTCACCTCCAACAAGCCGTTCGGCCGCTGGGGCGAGGTCTTCGGCGACGACACCGTCGCCGCAGCGATGATCGACCGCCTCGTCCACCACGCCGACGTCATCGCCCTCAAAGGCGACTCCTACCGCCTCAAGAACCGCGACCTCGGCCGCCCACCCGCGGCCACCACGGACTGA
- a CDS encoding cupin domain-containing protein, with the protein MRMIGKAPTIKNPSAQFTGDVWLDLLAAPQEGDQRMVVGLVRFAPGARTAWHRHARGQTLHVLSGVALVQSRGQGVVRVLPGQTVYCPPGEEHWHGATADDFMEHLAMSEGADDPAQSTVWLEHVTEEQYRAL; encoded by the coding sequence ATGCGGATGATCGGCAAGGCACCGACCATCAAGAACCCCTCTGCGCAGTTCACCGGGGACGTGTGGCTCGACTTGCTCGCCGCACCGCAGGAGGGCGACCAGCGGATGGTCGTCGGGCTCGTGCGGTTCGCCCCGGGGGCCCGAACCGCGTGGCACCGGCACGCCCGCGGCCAGACCCTGCACGTGCTGTCCGGTGTCGCGCTCGTGCAGTCTCGTGGCCAGGGCGTCGTGCGGGTGCTGCCGGGTCAGACGGTGTACTGCCCGCCGGGTGAAGAGCACTGGCACGGCGCGACGGCCGACGACTTCATGGAGCACCTGGCGATGTCCGAGGGTGCCGACGATCCCGCTCAGTCGACCGTCTGGCTCGAGCACGTCACGGAGGAGCAGTACCGAGCGCTCTAG
- a CDS encoding helix-turn-helix transcriptional regulator — translation MDLRAETREFLTTRRARITPERANLAAYGGNRRVPGLRREEVAMLAGVSIDYYTRMERGNLAGVSEEVLESLAEALQLDEAEHGHLLDLARAANASGAARSRARRAPARVLRPAVRRVVDALDAPAFVRNGRLDVLHANLLGRALYAPLYDSPTHVPGQPVNTARFQFLDPTAARDFWGAKADRMAHDAVAILRAEAGHNPYDKRLTELVGELSTRSEDFRRLWASHDVRYHRSGTKVFHHPAVGMLELDYEALVLPADPGLQLNVYSAVPGSPSDDGLKLLASWAATTLTTEPITTSQEAR, via the coding sequence ATGGACCTGAGAGCCGAGACGCGTGAGTTCCTCACCACTCGGCGCGCCCGCATCACACCCGAGCGCGCGAACCTGGCCGCCTACGGCGGCAACCGCCGCGTGCCCGGGCTGCGACGCGAGGAGGTCGCGATGCTCGCCGGCGTCAGCATCGACTACTACACCCGCATGGAGCGCGGCAACCTCGCCGGCGTCTCCGAAGAGGTCCTGGAGTCCCTGGCCGAGGCGCTGCAGCTCGACGAGGCCGAGCACGGGCACCTGCTCGACCTGGCCCGCGCCGCCAACGCCTCCGGCGCCGCACGCTCGCGCGCTCGGCGCGCCCCAGCCCGGGTGCTGCGCCCCGCGGTCCGGCGCGTCGTCGACGCCCTCGACGCGCCCGCGTTCGTCCGCAACGGTCGCCTCGACGTCCTGCACGCGAACCTGCTCGGCCGCGCGCTGTACGCGCCGCTGTACGACTCCCCGACGCACGTCCCCGGCCAGCCGGTCAACACCGCCCGCTTCCAGTTCCTCGACCCCACCGCCGCGCGTGACTTCTGGGGCGCCAAGGCCGATCGGATGGCGCACGACGCCGTCGCGATCCTGCGCGCCGAGGCCGGCCACAACCCGTACGACAAGCGCCTGACCGAGCTCGTCGGCGAGCTGTCCACCCGCAGCGAGGACTTCCGCCGGCTCTGGGCCTCCCACGACGTGCGGTACCACCGCTCGGGAACCAAGGTGTTCCACCACCCCGCCGTCGGGATGCTCGAGCTCGACTACGAAGCCCTGGTCCTGCCCGCCGACCCGGGCCTGCAGCTCAACGTGTACTCCGCGGTGCCCGGATCGCCGTCCGACGACGGCCTCAAGCTCCTGGCCTCCTGGGCCGCCACCACCCTCACGACCGAGCCGATCACCACCAGTCAGGAGGCACGCTGA
- a CDS encoding MFS transporter translates to MTTTAPPRTTAPALGTATAPTRRGPGGVLAIILVGYFMVILDNSIVITGLPHIATELKLSAGASAWVQNAYLLTFGGLLLLGARAGDILGRRRMFVVGLALFALASVAVGLAPTGAKLITARAVQGVGSAILAPSTLALLTASFPEGPQRTRATSAYGAVAGIGASVGLVLGGLLADLWSWRVGFLVNLPIGIAMLIAGRRILPETARTPGRFDLPGALLATLGPAALVYGLVRAGEAGWSDPVTMSSMTAGAVLVVALVLVERSAAEPVLVLRLFSDRERVGAYVARALFLGAMMGFFIFTSQYLQDAWNWTPLAAGLGFLPMTIVNFAVAMAVPRLQRRTSGPVLLVVGLALATLGMAALGLVGEHSVYWLGVGVPMALIGAGQGLAFGPLTSSGIARVDAAHAGAASGAVNSVHQLGGALGMSLVLAISTTYPQAMRAGAVLLAAALAGAAVLVVPAARSRRAG, encoded by the coding sequence ATGACGACGACCGCACCCCCACGTACCACCGCCCCCGCCCTCGGCACCGCGACCGCGCCGACCCGACGGGGGCCGGGCGGTGTGCTGGCGATCATCCTGGTCGGCTACTTCATGGTGATCCTCGACAACTCGATCGTGATCACCGGCCTGCCGCACATCGCGACCGAGCTGAAGCTGTCGGCCGGGGCGTCGGCCTGGGTCCAGAACGCCTACCTCCTGACGTTCGGGGGCCTGCTGCTGCTCGGCGCCCGCGCCGGGGACATCCTCGGCCGGCGGCGCATGTTCGTCGTCGGGCTCGCCCTGTTCGCCCTCGCGTCCGTCGCCGTCGGCCTCGCCCCGACCGGAGCCAAGCTGATCACGGCACGAGCCGTGCAGGGCGTCGGGTCAGCGATCTTGGCGCCGTCGACCCTCGCGCTGCTCACCGCGTCGTTCCCCGAAGGGCCGCAGCGCACGCGAGCGACGTCGGCATACGGGGCGGTGGCCGGGATCGGCGCCAGCGTCGGCCTCGTTCTCGGCGGGCTGCTGGCAGACCTGTGGTCCTGGCGCGTCGGGTTCCTGGTGAACCTCCCCATCGGGATCGCGATGCTGATCGCCGGCCGGCGGATCCTGCCCGAGACCGCTCGCACCCCGGGCCGGTTCGACCTGCCCGGCGCGCTGCTGGCCACGCTGGGGCCGGCCGCGCTGGTCTACGGGTTGGTTCGCGCCGGCGAGGCCGGCTGGTCGGACCCGGTCACCATGTCCTCGATGACCGCCGGCGCCGTGCTGGTCGTCGCGTTGGTCCTCGTGGAGCGTTCGGCCGCCGAGCCGGTGCTCGTTCTGCGGTTGTTCTCCGACCGCGAGCGGGTCGGCGCTTATGTCGCCCGCGCATTGTTCCTCGGGGCGATGATGGGCTTCTTCATCTTCACGAGCCAGTACCTGCAAGACGCGTGGAACTGGACTCCGCTGGCCGCGGGGCTCGGGTTCCTGCCGATGACGATCGTCAACTTCGCCGTCGCGATGGCGGTGCCGCGCTTGCAGCGCCGGACCTCCGGACCGGTGCTCCTCGTCGTGGGGCTCGCGTTGGCCACCCTCGGCATGGCCGCGCTCGGGCTGGTGGGCGAGCACAGCGTGTACTGGCTGGGCGTGGGCGTACCCATGGCGCTCATCGGCGCCGGGCAGGGCCTGGCGTTCGGGCCGCTGACCAGCTCGGGGATCGCCCGCGTCGACGCAGCTCATGCCGGTGCGGCGTCGGGGGCCGTGAACTCCGTGCACCAGCTCGGCGGCGCCCTCGGCATGAGCCTCGTCCTGGCGATCTCCACCACCTACCCCCAGGCCATGCGCGCCGGCGCGGTGCTCCTCGCCGCAGCCCTGGCCGGCGCCGCTGTGCTGGTGGTTCCTGCCGCCCGGTCCCGGCGAGCGGGGTAA
- a CDS encoding aldo/keto reductase — protein sequence MTMIPTLTLNNGVTMPALGYGVFQTPPDETVVAVRTALEVGYRHIDTAAAYGNERGVGQALAQSGLTRDDVFVETKVWVSDYGYEQTLHAFDKATGKLGLDQLDLLILHQPAPDRFDLTVGAYRALEKLLADGGVRAIGVSNFMPHHLDSLLEQVEVVPAVNQVELHPYFAQPQVQAADARHGVLTQAWSPIGGITFYPGWGDDDRRSTLDDPTIASIAVAHGRTAAQVMLRWHLQQGRSAIPKSVTPSRIAENFAVTDFELTTAELAAIDALDTGVRGGPDPDVPRPEFFARAIPEA from the coding sequence ATGACGATGATCCCGACCCTCACCCTGAACAACGGCGTGACGATGCCCGCCCTCGGCTACGGGGTGTTCCAGACCCCACCCGACGAGACGGTCGTCGCGGTCCGCACGGCCCTCGAGGTCGGCTACCGACACATCGACACCGCCGCCGCGTACGGCAACGAGCGCGGCGTCGGCCAGGCGCTGGCACAGTCCGGCCTGACCCGCGACGACGTCTTCGTCGAGACGAAGGTCTGGGTGTCCGACTACGGGTACGAGCAGACGCTGCACGCGTTCGACAAGGCGACCGGCAAGCTCGGCCTCGACCAGCTCGATCTGCTGATCCTGCACCAGCCCGCCCCCGACCGGTTCGACCTGACCGTCGGCGCCTACCGCGCACTGGAGAAGCTGCTGGCCGACGGCGGCGTGCGGGCGATCGGTGTCAGCAACTTCATGCCGCACCACCTGGACTCCCTGCTCGAGCAGGTCGAGGTCGTGCCCGCGGTGAACCAGGTCGAGCTGCACCCGTACTTCGCCCAGCCGCAGGTCCAGGCCGCCGATGCCCGCCACGGGGTGCTCACCCAGGCGTGGTCTCCGATCGGCGGGATCACGTTCTACCCCGGCTGGGGCGACGACGACCGGCGCAGCACCCTGGACGACCCCACCATCGCGTCCATCGCAGTCGCCCACGGTCGCACCGCGGCGCAGGTGATGCTGCGCTGGCACCTGCAGCAGGGCCGCTCCGCGATCCCGAAGTCCGTGACCCCGTCGCGGATCGCCGAGAACTTCGCCGTGACCGACTTCGAGCTGACCACCGCGGAGCTCGCCGCGATCGACGCGCTGGACACCGGCGTGCGCGGCGGGCCTGACCCCGACGTGCCGCGCCCGGAGTTCTTCGCCCGCGCCATCCCCGAGGCCTGA
- a CDS encoding alcohol dehydrogenase catalytic domain-containing protein, giving the protein MLATFMYGAGDVRVETAPDPVIQQPTDAIVRVVRACVCGSDLHPYHSKPAAGTGNPMGHELIGVVEETGTAVTSVRKGDFVVAPFAFQDNTCAFCRDGFQTSCVHGGWYGSPQTGGLQAELARIPLADGSLVVVPDTDPATAEPGLLNSLLALSDVYLTGYHAAHMGRVEPGKTVTVIGDGAVGLSAVLASKRLGAERIILMGRHTDRTDLGRTWGATDVVAERGKDGIDQVMDLTNGEGSHVVLEAVGHMPAYEQAYGIVRPGGVISRVGVPQYEDAPVGFGSLFGKNATLTGGPAPVRAYLEDGITQVLSGQIQPGLVFDRELPLTQAPEAYRLMDSREALKVALRP; this is encoded by the coding sequence GTGCTTGCCACTTTCATGTACGGCGCCGGCGACGTGCGCGTCGAGACCGCGCCCGACCCGGTCATCCAGCAGCCCACCGACGCGATCGTGCGCGTCGTGCGCGCCTGCGTCTGCGGGTCCGACCTGCACCCGTACCACTCCAAGCCCGCCGCGGGCACCGGCAACCCGATGGGTCACGAGCTCATCGGTGTCGTCGAGGAGACCGGGACCGCGGTGACCTCGGTCCGCAAGGGCGACTTCGTCGTGGCACCGTTCGCGTTCCAGGACAACACCTGCGCGTTCTGCCGCGACGGCTTCCAGACCTCGTGCGTGCACGGCGGCTGGTACGGCTCGCCGCAGACCGGTGGGCTGCAGGCCGAGCTGGCCCGCATCCCGCTGGCCGACGGCAGCCTCGTCGTGGTCCCGGACACCGACCCCGCCACCGCCGAGCCGGGTCTGCTCAACTCACTGCTGGCGCTCTCCGACGTGTACCTGACCGGGTACCACGCGGCGCACATGGGGCGGGTCGAGCCAGGCAAGACCGTCACCGTGATCGGCGACGGCGCGGTCGGCCTGTCGGCGGTCCTGGCCTCGAAGCGGCTGGGTGCCGAGCGGATCATCCTCATGGGCCGGCACACCGACCGCACCGACCTGGGCCGCACGTGGGGCGCGACCGACGTGGTCGCCGAGCGCGGCAAGGACGGCATCGACCAGGTCATGGACCTGACAAACGGCGAGGGTTCGCACGTGGTGCTCGAGGCCGTCGGGCACATGCCCGCCTACGAGCAGGCCTACGGCATCGTGCGCCCCGGCGGGGTGATCTCCCGCGTCGGGGTCCCGCAGTACGAGGACGCACCCGTCGGGTTCGGCTCGTTGTTCGGCAAGAACGCCACCCTGACCGGCGGCCCGGCGCCGGTGCGCGCCTACCTCGAGGACGGCATCACCCAGGTCCTGTCCGGCCAGATCCAGCCGGGCCTGGTGTTCGACCGCGAGCTGCCCCTGACCCAGGCGCCCGAGGCCTACCGGCTCATGGACTCCCGCGAAGCCCTCAAAGTCGCCCTGCGCCCCTGA
- a CDS encoding carboxymuconolactone decarboxylase family protein, with product MPTQAARTTHDALFPGHVPTLDRTDPELVEIFEDFAFDEVLAQSRLEPRLRLITQLAALIGAGALSEYRVMVGAALTGGVTPVEVKEVLYQAVPYVGMGRAYDFVHATNDVLTPANRRR from the coding sequence ATGCCTACCCAGGCCGCACGCACCACCCACGACGCGCTGTTCCCCGGGCACGTCCCCACGTTGGACCGCACCGACCCCGAGCTCGTGGAGATCTTCGAGGACTTCGCGTTCGACGAGGTCCTCGCCCAGTCCCGGCTCGAACCGCGACTGCGGCTGATCACCCAGCTGGCCGCGCTCATCGGCGCCGGCGCGCTGAGCGAGTACCGCGTCATGGTCGGCGCCGCCCTGACCGGTGGCGTCACCCCCGTCGAGGTCAAGGAAGTGCTCTACCAGGCGGTGCCGTACGTCGGGATGGGCCGTGCGTACGACTTCGTGCATGCCACGAACGACGTGCTGACCCCGGCCAACCGGCGCCGCTGA
- a CDS encoding DUF2255 family protein has translation MGDWDQATLATIDHAGEIHLAAYRPDGTLRPATIVWHVVLDGAVFVRSVRGEEGAWYRAARRTGTGTVRVGSAHAEVTFTPDDTHDTAIDRAYHAKYGNGSPVRAITSAEATATTLRLDPR, from the coding sequence ATGGGCGACTGGGACCAGGCCACCTTGGCCACCATCGACCACGCCGGCGAGATTCACCTCGCCGCCTACCGGCCGGACGGAACACTGCGACCCGCCACCATCGTCTGGCATGTCGTCCTCGACGGCGCCGTCTTCGTCCGTTCCGTGCGCGGAGAGGAGGGAGCGTGGTACCGCGCCGCCCGCCGCACTGGCACCGGCACCGTTCGGGTCGGGTCCGCACACGCCGAGGTCACCTTCACCCCGGACGACACGCACGACACCGCGATCGACCGCGCGTACCACGCCAAGTACGGCAACGGATCACCCGTGCGCGCCATCACCAGCGCCGAAGCAACCGCCACCACGCTTCGTCTCGACCCCCGCTGA